CGTCATCATCTCATCTCAGTTATCATTTGAAGAGCGGCCCCTGATGAAAGATCGATGACGATGGTCACCCACGATCACATCTTTAAGCCGAGAAATGGGACCCATCATCCTGCCCATTCTCTGTCATAAGTAGGGATATAAAGAATGTCAGCATGGGTAGAAAACCAAGTAAAAGACAAAGTACATAGAAAGCATTATTCAACAATCCCTCCAAATATTATCGTACTATTTATCACAAGGATCTGAAGCAATAAACAGCGATATCCAACCAAAGTTTCGAATTCGATTTAGCTCCAGAGATTCAACAAGCATGAGAAATCAAATAATACAAAACTAGGCCGGATAAACTAAAACTGAAGGCAAGTATTTATAATAGACCCAAGACAAACATAAGTTCAAAGTTCTAACAACGAGGTTATCAGCACTGAGCcatgaaatttaaaaataccAACATGTCAAAATGATATTAGCCTAAAGATAATGGTTCAAGCGTTCACCCCTAAATGGaacaaggttgagtattgaaaccaaaaaagtgaaatgcaggCTCTCAATCAATCTCTCATTCTATAACCTCATAAAAAATTGAAGAGGGAAGAACAAACAACATTTTCTCATATCAAATATTAACTAAAGCTTGTTCCTAACATGATCAGATTCCATctgccattttaaaaaaaaacggATTCCAGATCGTTGaagtaaaaaattaataatagaaaaagcagaaacaaaaagaaactgtTGCGAAGAGCACATATTCCTAGAAAAGATAGCAAAAATTCATTTCTCACATCACCTTTGCATTCAAGAACTAACCAAGGTGTTCAGTTTGTCATATTTTACAATATTTTGTTATAACATAGATGATAAGGCTATAAATAGTAGATATTGTCATTCATTTACTATAAGCACTTTCTAGATCCTGCACTagattagaagaaaaaatataagtGTCACATGTAAATGATTTATCAAAAGCACCTATTTCAAATGACAAAAAGTCTTCCTTTTTTTGGCCTCAATAGTTGAGCAATGACCATAATCAACTTTTAGTGTAAACTTTGAAGTTGAACTTCTATCATCatccaaaaggaagaaaataatgTCGTTAGGTCATATACTATGAGATCAATAAGCTAAAAAATTTGTGCCGAAACTAAAATTACAAATTTAAGACTGCCCCATCTAAAACATACTTAAATTTTTCAGAAAGGTCTTCACTTCATCCCATAATAAATGCCAAACTGAAAGTTGGACATCTAACAAGTGCACAGTCCAACAATTATGACGACACAAATTCAGTGTTAATGCCTCATTTTCAGCGAAAATAAAAGAATGCATTACCTGTTTTTTTAATAATACATAACAAGTAGCTCTTGGCCTAGTGGGAGCTTACCACTTAGGACTTGTACCTGGACAAGGTTCGAATCCTCTCTCGTGCTagtaataacaataataataaaatggaCATGACTagtcaagaaaaaaaatggagataGCTCAATGTTCAAAACTATCATGTGTTTTGAGAGAGGCAGCACGATTTACACCCATAAGTCCATAACTCCATACATAACAAAGCATGAATGCTTCAAATAACCATATAAGTAAGTAGCTGCCATTTTACAGAGCAGCAGTTTGCATACCTCATCGGTGATAGCAAGCTGCCACTTAACTTGCAACGCTTGCCACCTTTCTTGCCGCCATTGCTGCCCAATAATCACAAGGCCCATCACAGCTGCTGCAATAAAAACAGACCAAAATGTATTTGCCTCTTTTGCATGAGCAAACAAGGAAGCCGCCCTTCTCTTCCACCAAGCGTCACAAGGAAATTCTGACCCATCATAGTTATCTTCTTTTGCAGGCTTTGGGGACTGTGAGATGTCCATAGGGAAATCTGGGCCTTGCTCAGAAGGATCAGTCACCTCAGGAACATCAAGTGTCTCACCATATGCAGGTGATTCACCTAGTGCCGCTTCACTGTGCAAAGAACTTAATGTAGCTGAAGTGTATAAACTCTGTTCCTTATTAATGAGACTTGGCAAAGCGGGGCCTTCTTCAAATTCTGTACCATGAACAGAGAGACCTTTTCCCTTCTCATCAAAAAACTGTATCCCTGGATACTCATCAGGCATGTTAAGCCCTTTCAAATTCCAGCTTTCATCCTCCTTAGTGCTAGAGACGCCCCCTGCTTCCTCACCCAATTTAGAGGCCATGTCCTCCTTCAGTTGTTCATCCTGAATCTCAGGCTCCACTGGCAAATTCTCATGCTGGCTAGGAGGAAACAAAAAGTGACCGGACATAAATAAAGCACGAGAAGCTTCTGCATCAGACTCTTGATAAACAGCACGCTGGTCGTCATCTTTCACTTCAGCTTCTCCTGGAACAGGCGCAGCGGCATATGCTGATGCTGTAAGTGACACAACTTCCCATTCATTTCCACGTGAGATATTTCCCTCACTATCCTCATTATCAGCCATCTTACAAGACTTCTATTTTGCTATAATTCACACACAAATGAATacttgaataaaaaataaaaaacatgaaTAAGATGTGCAACTCTTTACATTCAGCTGAAAATGAACTTattcacaaaataaatatagaatAAAGAGGGTTTTAAAAAACATCAGATGAAAATCTCAGATGCTCATGCCACACATCTGAATACAAGATTAGAACTACAATGTTTAAAAAGATACTAAAACATGACATTGTGAAGCAAAATGTGAAATCACTACAATTTCACGACTCAAGCTTATAAAGCAAAAAAGATAAACGCTCTGAAACAAGACAGATGCATCTCAATCCTTAATTAGAAACACAGATAATATCAATTCTATGTTAATTTTTCCACCAGCTGATTTAAGGACAACCAGCTTCACAAAAACTCTAAAACAAAGAAACCACTCCAATCAGGCTTTTTAActtcaaaacaaacaatataacCAGAATTAAGGCAGTGAAGAGGAGATGAATTACAGCTGAACAAAAAGTATTATTGCATGAATTGATTAAGCTAACAGATTCTACATATTTAACCAAATCCATATTGAATTATCGAACATTGCTGCGTATATGTGCGAATACGAAGCCCTTTAAATCATTAACATCACATCAAAAACTCAATCAAGTCAAGAAAACTCGTATTATCCGAACAACATAGCAGAGTCAATCGAAAGAAACACATGCAGATCCAAACATCGTGCCAATCACAACATACCCAGATGATTATCCACCGAAAGAACCGAATATCAGAAACCAAACAACAAAATGAATAATCCCTTCCGAAAAAGAGGACAAAAACCAATCACAACATACCCAGATGATTATCCACCGAAAGAATCGAATATCAGAAACCAATCAACAAAATGAATAATCCCTCcccaaaaagaggaaaaaataaattcagaGCGAGTACTCACAGAAACAAAATCGGGGCCAAGATCTAGGGAGATCAACGATGAGGTTGAAGACGGAAACGACGACGTAGCAATGATTGGAAAGATTGCAAACCACGGGACCGCTTTTAGCCTTTTTAGGTGCCAGTGCCACCCTACCTTCCGGTCCCTTCCCATTTAACAGCCGTTCGATCTTGAAATACGCTACTGACCATTAGATCTGCTTACcaataataatgaaattattaaattaactctatttattttttaaataaaatgaaaatacatAGAGCTCTTGGCAATGGCGGCTATTCTGCTACATCGTCAGCTTCTTCAGGTACGAGTGAGGGGAGAGAACTTTTGGCAATGGGGGCTAAAGAGAGAACGCCTCATACATCCAGGCATCTCGATCTGATTGGGGGTAATTGGTAAGTATTCCAGGTCTCAACTGTGTCGCAAGCGTGGTCTCTGGGAAATCAAGGCCAAAAACGGCGTCGAATTCCCACACCATGACCCCAAGCCTAAGGCCgccgcccccccccccccccagaaAATCCGCCGAAGTTCTATCCTGCCGATGATGTCAAGAAACCGCTTGTTAACAAGCACAAGCCAATAATCACCAAGCTTAGGTATTTGATTCTCGGATTTACCATTTTGTGTGTCTTTTGCTACCTGTTTCTGGGAAGATATGCTCTTGTATATGTACACAAAGGGGTTTAATTCTAAAGGACTATGGGCATCGTCCTCTTTTTTGTTCTTAATAATTTTACAAATATAGCTGCCTTTACACAATTATACTGCTGAGCATTGATATATGTATCTCTGTGCGAGAACGTAATTTAAGAGCATGAATCTACTTGTGGTTCATTATTGGGTTTTATTAGTGCTTGGTcagttttcatattttatctAGTTTTGATTTCTCTGTCTCATTCGGTGCATTATTGTCTGATTCTCTTTGTGTGTATCAAATTAGTTGTTCATAGTCTGTGATTGGAATGTTGCAACCAGACGGCTAGTTAATTTGGTTCATTTATCTTTGTAACATTTTCTTATTGCTTGCAATGTTAGCCTGTCTCTTTGgcttatttcttttgtttttgttttttttctttttgttgttctgCAGGTCCGGCATCGCCCCAGGTGCTGTGCTTATCATCCTTTCTGGTAGGCTCAAGGGCAAGCGAGTGGTGTTCCAATTCATGCTTCTAGTTACTTCCGTACCGTGTGAGATAATGGTGCTTACCGGTGTTAAACCAGTAAACAAAGTCCCCTGCTGTTGCGTGTGAGGTGGGGTTGGAATTTACCACGACATTACCCAACTACACTTGGTGAATATTAACATAACGATTCATGCAGTACCAATATGACACAATGACATTGTGGGCTTGGCACAAACTGTGAACTGTGTCACGTTTTGGGGATGACATCAATGATCCGGTCCACTTTAAAAGCTTGGCTTCACCTTCTTTAGTCTCTCTTTCTTCACCTTGATGAAAGGCTAGTCTTTTTTTACCTCGTGTCATCCAGATTCCCACCATTGCCAAATGCCTACTCATTGGGCTCTCTAAAATTCTTCACGACTAAGTTTTCCACTACAAACCTCAATTGATGGCTCcagtttagttaaaaaaaaagtatatatatatacatgattcATCTAAAAAAGAGCAAGAAAGAAGCGATGGAGGATCTGTATGCATTGGACTTTGATGGAGTTCTCTGCGAAGAGAGCTCCCTCTTTGCCATCCAGGTACTCTCTCGCATTCCTCCACTCTAATTCTCTGTGTTCGGTCAATGTCAAAACATGAGAGAACACGGACGAAATGAAGAATGATGTGTTGATAATGTGTCCTTTCTTTATACATAGTTATGTCCTGCAGTTAATTGATGAAGCTAAGCTAAGCTCGTACTGGCCAAGTGGTAGAGTCAATGTGTTTTTTACTCTTTGTATTCCTGGTTAAGACAAATGACTTGCATTTCCTTCATTTCTCAGCAACATGTGATGGCCGGGCCTATTCAATGGCATGAATTCTACCTTGGAGGATTGGATTGTTGGTCGGATGCACATCGTAAGcattttttacttttgattttttatagAATAGCAAGTCTTTTAACCTCCTCTACTCAGAAATTAAATATTGACATCTATTGTTCTTACATGGTCGCTGGTAATGGTGAATTCAAAATTCGTTTTAGCAATTGTATTGTATCTTTGAGCAATTATGGTGTGTTTGAGAGAATGGAGTCATATGCATTGCTGATTGGTCTTAAATGTCAGACCATCTgtctctttcattttcttttgatcGTAAATGCTGCCTATTATCGTAAGTTTGGTTTGTTTGCAATGCTTAAGTTAACTCCTATTGCTGCTTAATTTAATGGATTCATATGTCTAACTGATAATGATTAGCGTATATTCATTGACCACCAAAAATATTCGAACAGTCAAACATGTGGCCgtgtgcaacctagaggtcaagGTTCAAATTCTAGAAACTGTCTCTCCAAATCGTTCTTAATTGACACATTCAATGAACAAGAGTTgtttaccattttttttaaaacaaagaaaattctGACCCTTGTATGGCAAGCCATGACATTTGACACCTTCAATGAATTGAAGTATCATCGTCAATCATCTTGTAGCGCTGCATCCTTTGTATTTTTGCTCTCCTGCCACACCTTGTACTTTGTTGTTCATTAATCATTCATTTTCTTGAAGGTGGTAGACTGTAGTATTTTCATGCTGAATAAGATTACTCACTATCTTTTCTGGAAAGCTTCTGTCTTTGTTCTTGCTTGCAACTTGCCTGTCCAACTCCTTCCATCTACGACCCATTATTACTATATACTCTTTGTGTGGACATTGCTGCTTCAACTTTTGGGCTGTGTCTTTCTGTAGTTGGATGATCAAGCACAGCGCATCtaggcttttgaattttttactgACAGTTTTTCTCTGTATGTCTCATGTGATACGGTAAATGAGCCATAGTTATACATGCTTTGAAATGCTCTCCAAGGTGTGGTCATTCTGAATATCTTTGTCGAATGTTAATACTATCGCTTAACTGATAGAAATAGTCTCTCATGAAACCTGTAATTGAGGACCTGTTACATTGTATAAATTTAATCCTTCTTAACTTGTTAATAAGTTGCATGTATAGGATCAGGAAATCAGATTCACTTGTTTGATGAGATGATGTTTCTTGTGCAGATTCTACCCAGGGTGTTCCCAATGCTCTAACATTTGCAAAGCCATATAGTAACCAGGAAACAGGTTCAGCTCATTAAAATTTGTTCTCTACTgtatttttctctcctttccctCACCTAAAAAGTGGCAGAAGCTGTGTTATATGTCAATCCTTCattgtattgtattgtattgttCTATTACAAAGATTCAAAAGCACAGCATCAATACATTTGAAACATATTTGAACTTCACTGTTATTGCATATGGATTTTAATTATCAGCAATGCTCCTAAGTTGGGGTACTGGATGGTTGCCATTACCAATTTGATGTAAAAGAAGTATTTCATGTGGGAAATCTACAACTCTTCTTTCAGATCCTCATCTTTCTTGATTGTACTGGAACCATCTGCCTTGTTTTTCTCACTGTAAATCTTCTCAAGGACCTCTTCCAATGGTGGATCTCCAGGTCTCCGGAAAACTTGATCCCCAATCTTCATCTCATACGCCTCCTCTTGCTCCAATATGAACTCCTTCAACTGGAATTTGACAATTGAACAGCCATTGGCACCACAAGCATTTAcaattcaaacacaaaattctGGAGAACAGAAACAAACCTCCATCATGTCTTGGCCTCTCTCCATGGTGAACATGATCGTGCTGAGATCAACACCTGTGAACTTCACCTCAACAGCTCCAGTTCTCATAACCTTGCTCCACTTCATCGCAATCTCGGCCACCATATCCTGAATTAATTGTTGCCCTATTAAGTCAATCGAACTGAAAATTCAAGAATTTCGAGGGGGCAAAATCGAATGCTGCGTTACCGGAGTTCGTTTGAGGCCCAATCGGAGCTTGACGAACCCGAAGACGGGACCGGATTGGCGCTTCATCATCTCGGCCTGGATCTGCGACATATCCATTTTGTGCAAATCGGAGGGTGGAGGATCGAATTCTTCAGTGGAGGGAGATGATTTCTTGCCCCATTCCTTCCATGCCTCGTCCTCCTCATCGTCAACTACGTCGTCAAGGTCGTCGGTAATGTGGATCGTCCGTTTTCCGCCCTCGGCGAATCGGACAAGTCGGGTAGTTGGGGAAATGATGAGGGGGAGAAGAATTAGGAGGAAGAGAAAGGGCGCTCTGATGCTGTGACTCGTCATGTTTTTTGCGAGACTGATAGAGACAAAATATCAGTCAGTGATAATATCACGAATTAAATTGGAACCAGCTGGGCTGGGCTTCGAGACCTAACCAGAAAGATGGGCTTTCATAGCCCATTCCTGGACTCCTGGAGTGGACCTCCAGAAGGGTATTTTGTTGTGAAAATTAAGGCCCAAGGAACAAAAAAAGACTTTTgcgtttattattatttttaaaaaaggggCTTTAACtaaaaattaattgaagtaAACGATATACAATCAAGGGCGGAGGCACCCttagttgtgttttttttttttttttataaatacctTTATACTACCAATTCTTCTATTTTGCcctttagtttttttaaaaaaaacctatatCATTCGACTTCTTTTATTCTAAATCCATTAAATTTACCCTTAAAACAACAAGGTCAAAATTCAAACTCGCTTTAACCTCTTTGCAGAGTCTCTAAATTATAAAGTCTCCGAAGTATGAAACTTCAAACCTAAACTCACTAAACTTTGCTCAATTGTTCTTTGCCTCTCTTTGTTTCTCAACTCTAAAAAACTTCAAACTGACAAAGTGAGTCAAGTGAAGGTGACACCCTGAGTCTCTAATAGTTGAGTTTGTGATGATGATGGTGGCGTGGTGCTTTCGAATATGATTCGATCTTGAGTATTTGAATTAGCACTTGCTGCTATTGCAAATTTAATAATCATGATTCACTTGGCAAATTTAGATAATACCTTTTGAATTATGTCatgaattattacatcaagaaaaacaaaaaaatattatcaaacTAAAATATTGGTTCGTCTAGTGTTAACTCCTCCCGTTTCCACTAATGTGATAATTCTTACAAGTGTACAAGAGTCTATAAATAGCATAATGTATACAAATATGATGTCGATTTTATAGAGACCAGCTTAATTCAACtattgtacctaacttgatgtaTGAATGAGAATTGGTAAAAGAGTTGAGAATTGaatgatgaaaagaaaataagcaaGCAAAAAGGAAATTCTCAAATTTTTGTTACCGAGATGAAAGAAACTAAggtaatgatttcacctaaCAATCATATCACAAGCGTCAATTAACAAGCACACAATTAATAGTTCTAATTCAAGGGTCAATTCTTTCTCAATTATGTTCGTTAGTTCGTTCACAGTTGTTAATCAAAAGCTCATGACTCATTAAGATCTAAAGAACTGTGTAACCAATCAATCCCTCAAACCGTGTTCTCAGCATTCGACAATTGATCTTCCTAATTTcggttccactaagacatgtgaattcTGATCTTTCTTTAGTTTTAGCTACATGAGTCTATATGCATATTCAATTGGTggtcaatcaaacaaacaataaactttaaacatagaaattagaaacaataattctttttctgttttttcctTACGGTGTATGGCTTATGGAAAGAACGTAATAATAGATATCATCATGACCAAATCTCAAGGTCTCCAAGTTTTGTGGTGGATTTTATTACAGATATGGTGAATAGCAAATTAATGGCCTTGGCACCTTTCAAAAGATGGCCATAAATACCCACGTCTTTTTGCCTCTTGGGGTTTGGTGTAGACAAGATTATGCTGATGATTGGTGGTCTTCTTTGGAGATTGATGATTTGGACAACCTTTGGGGTTCGGTATTCCTTTGGATCTTCTTGTTAGTGGGCTAGTTGGTTCTGCAGTAACTGGGTTTTTCTCATATGGTTTCTTTGGTCCTTTGTGCGGTGATTTTTAATCATGGACTCTTGTTATGATTTTCTGTTTTGCTGTTTTCTGAGTTTTTGGCTTAATGCATGTTTTTGGCTTTAAGCTCCTTTTATTGTTTTACCATTCTTGAAGTATGCCCCTCGTATCTTatactttcttttcttaatttatttcttACTTGTCAAAAAAAGAGTCGTTCTTTTTCAATTCTCTtagagtgtatttggattgagggatttaggAGAAGGGAAATGTGATTTCCTTCTAATTCTCTTGTTTAggtagtttataaaaaaattacgcgagggatttgagaggaagatttcatttaatttttatcaaaattattcctccccaaaatggagtcatttggagggaatcgATGGctatttaagttatttataagttaaaaatatattttacccccttgtacataacactgtaacataaaaataaggataaatcagtaaattaaactaattttcttctttttctttttatatctatccaaacatgggagagggaaaatattattccttccctttctcttcccttctctcccctcctcttcccccaaatccctcgatccaaacacactcttagtcgGCGCCTCCTTCTAATTCTTTTATTTGTCTTCAAGTGTTTGTCTTGCACAATTTTTTCCActtgccttttgttttgttttttttttcttttaacagAGATTTGGAGAGTAGTAGGATTCGAATCCACGACCTAATGGATGGGTGATTCCTTACATGCACTGTGATTATCGTTCAACCAACAGCTCACTTTCtccattttccttttgttcACTTGGCCCGTGTGACCTTCTAATTAGACTTCTACAAATTAAAGTCCATGGGGCTTCGATCATGAATCCGCACTTCTCATATGGACTTAAGTGACAAGCCTTCTTGTAGATTTAAGAGAAGTCTTCTTGTAGGCCTCATTGATATCGTGGGTTTGATTCTTGAATCTCCAAGTCTTGATATCAAATAGTAAGACGTTTTCAGTATATTTCACATATTTAGACCTGAAAATCAAAACTAAAAGTATTCTTATAATATCCATGATTAATTTcgttaaaagagacaaaaacaatATTGACCGGATAGCTCCTATACTTTCGAACCCTCTTTTGATGGGGCCCTCATATTTATAGGCATTCAACCTAGGGGGCCCACTAGGAAACACGTTTGTCACATTTGAGTAAGGCAAACCTGTGTGATGTCGTTTGGGCTTTTGGACGATAGTCAAGGTAAGGTGATGTGAGGTCATGGGCCCAAAAGCTACATTTACAGATTCACCTTACTGGGCTTGAAGCCATGACTGGGCCTCTCATGTGGACTTGTATCACAAACTTACCTGACCTATATGGGTCGTGAGCCTGGAATGCGGCTCATAAGCTCATGGGCTTGCGCCCTTTCCTGGGTATCAAAGCCTTTTAATAGAATTCGTGACTCATTTGGACAACTCTCTTGTCCTAATTCTAAAATTGACCCATCGATGATGGAGGGACGtggacatttttatttttttttaccaataataataataataattattcaGCGGCTGAATTCTATTGATCTGAATCAGATATGGATTACATTCAACtcatacatgcatatatatagttatatgatTACAATTATAATAAAGGCCGATCGAATCTTTGTActcttttcaattgtgttatAATACTTGTATGCACATTGTTGTCTgtgaataatataattatatatatatatatatgtatatacatacctCATAATGAAGGATTCCAACCGGCATTGTTAatgttttatttatgttattcTAATAAATCTTGACAGACTAGGATTCTCCAATTGGTGCAGGCCCTACCAGAATTGAACCAATTAAAATTAGATGATGGCTTGACCCAtgtcacctttttcttttttgaccaATGCCAATTTGTGACATatgattttgatgttttaaaTATACCAATAATCACTTACATTTCAATGGGGTCAGCCGCCCCCCAGTcaacaagatatatatatatatgcctttcAATGTAAATTATCAGACATGAACctaccattaaaaaaataaaataaaatcctgGGTCTACCACTACTTGTCCAATGTATGGGTTTTGTTATTCTCTTaattagagcaattgca
This sequence is a window from Tripterygium wilfordii isolate XIE 37 chromosome 8, ASM1340144v1, whole genome shotgun sequence. Protein-coding genes within it:
- the LOC120004058 gene encoding ATG8-interacting protein 2-like — encoded protein: MADNEDSEGNISRGNEWEVVSLTASAYAAAPVPGEAEVKDDDQRAVYQESDAEASRALFMSGHFLFPPSQHENLPVEPEIQDEQLKEDMASKLGEEAGGVSSTKEDESWNLKGLNMPDEYPGIQFFDEKGKGLSVHGTEFEEGPALPSLINKEQSLYTSATLSSLHSEAALGESPAYGETLDVPEVTDPSEQGPDFPMDISQSPKPAKEDNYDGSEFPCDAWWKRRAASLFAHAKEANTFWSVFIAAAVMGLVIIGQQWRQERWQALQVKWQLAITDERMGRMMGPISRLKDVIVGDHRHRSFIRGRSSNDN
- the LOC120003227 gene encoding uncharacterized protein LOC120003227, which gives rise to MTSHSIRAPFLFLLILLPLIISPTTRLVRFAEGGKRTIHITDDLDDVVDDEEDEAWKEWGKKSSPSTEEFDPPPSDLHKMDMSQIQAEMMKRQSGPVFGFVKLRLGLKRTPDMVAEIAMKWSKVMRTGAVEVKFTGVDLSTIMFTMERGQDMMELKEFILEQEEAYEMKIGDQVFRRPGDPPLEEVLEKIYSEKNKADGSSTIKKDEDLKEEL